ATTGCCCTCGCTATGGCGACGCGTTGCTTCTCCCCACCGGACAGCGTTTTGGCCTTCCTGTTCTCGTAGCCCTCAAGCCTCACGAGGGAGAGCACCTCTAGCACTTTTTTCTCAATCTCGGCCTTGGGGTAGCCCCTCAGCCTCAGGCCGTAGGCTATGTTCTTGAAAACCGTCGTGTTGAACATTACCGGAGTCTGAAACACCATGGTGATGTTTTTTCTCAGCTCCCCCGGCCGGCTCCAGTTGACGGGCTTCCCATCGAAAACGTACTCACCCGAGTCGGGCCTCTCAAGCAGAGCTAAAATCCGCAGGAGGGTGGTCTTTCCGGCACCGCTGTGTCCCATGACGCAGAATATCTCGCCCTTTTTGACCTCAAGGCTAACTCCATTCAGCGCCCTGTGGTCTCCGTAGCTTTTGACTAAGTTCTCGACCCTCACTATCATTCCAACCACTTCCGCACGAGGTTTGAAAGCAGGTTTACGGCAAGGACTATGCCCATGAGGATTATGCCCAGCGCTATGGCCACGCTCATCTCTGCCCTGACGGTGTACATCTGTATTGCCGTGGTAAGAACCCTGGTGTTGTAAACGCCACCCTTGACGTAGATGTTGCCGCCGATCATGAGGGCTATGCCGAGCTCGGCTATGGCCCTGTTGAATGCAGCTATGATGGCCAGAACTATTCCCCCGACGCTCTCC
This window of the Thermococcus thermotolerans genome carries:
- a CDS encoding ABC transporter ATP-binding protein, with protein sequence MIVRVENLVKSYGDHRALNGVSLEVKKGEIFCVMGHSGAGKTTLLRILALLERPDSGEYVFDGKPVNWSRPGELRKNITMVFQTPVMFNTTVFKNIAYGLRLRGYPKAEIEKKVLEVLSLVRLEGYENRKAKTLSGGEKQRVAIARAIVLEPKLLLMDEPTANLDPTNSAIIEDIVKEVTKENGTTIVFSTHNMFQAKRLADRVAHMYAGRIVEVGKTRDVFENPRNELTRKFINGELF